cgaccAGCTCGTCCCGTATCGACAGAACCCGAGAAACGAGACCAACGAGGTCGTCAATTTACAACGTGGATGCAAGGTCTATCCAGGCTACTGTCTTCATGCGCCGGACAAATGCTGGGTCAAGCTTCCCCATCTTCGACCCGAGAGATACGGAGGCACGGCACCCAGCGACCCCAAACTACAACATTAACGACAACAAGGGCAATGGTGAGATTATTGCCGCTGGCCGGAACTTCACTGGCCTGACCACCAGGGACCAACTCACGACAATTCAACATGTCCTTCTGACTCGGGCTGCAGCAGACACTGCTTCAACGACCTGGCCTGGTTCAGTGACCTCGATACAACCACTAAATTCGAACCGATGACTATAGCTAATGGTGGAGGTCTCCCGGTTGAAGGCAGACGCACGATCACATTCAAGATTGGCGATGCTTCCATGACCCTCTTGGGCGCCAACTATTGCCCAGAAGCTCCGACGAACCTGGTCGGCGCCAACGCTCTTCGAGGCAGAGGCATCGTGTACGACGGTTTGAGTGACTGTCTGGTCTACAGACCTTCATGGGAGAGTATTTGCCCAGTCTCGTGGGACGAAGACATTTCAACCTTGCCGGGAGCAAGCCCAACAGAAGGCCTGGCTTTGGTCAGTCTGCCTCGCAACAGAAACTGGCCGTATCGACTTCGGCACGATGCATCGCAGACTTGGCCACGCCGGCAAAGACAGAGTCATCCGAGCTTGTCAGAAGGCGGGCGTTCTCATCGACTTGGGCACCCTTTAAGACTTCCACTGCGAGGCTTGCTACATGGCCAAGGCAGACGCCATCGTCAGTCGTCAGCCTCTTGATCAGGCCCAATTACTTTCTGTCGTCCACTGGGACTTTATCGAACACAAGCCTCTGGGATATGGTGGCCTTCGATACAGTCTGGATGGCATCGACAGCTTCACGAACGTCCAATGGATCATGTTCACAGACCAGCGCAAGAACGCGCCGAAAATGCCCAAGGCTTGGAAGAACCAGGTCGAGGCTTGTGCCACTGGCAAGAGAATCCGAGTGATGGCTTTCGACAACGCAAGAGAGCTGCAAAGGAAGAGATCAAGAGATAGGCAGACgagggctggctgcctcGTTACGCCTGCCCATACACACCCGAGCAAAACGGCAAGGCAGAAAGAGCGGCCGGATCTTGATGGACTCAGCCCGCTCGATGTGCCTAGAGATGAACCTTCCCCAAATCCCTTTGGCCCAACTTCATGGAGATGGCTGTCTACATCAACAACCTTCTGCCCACGAGCAGCAACCCCGAGCATCAGTGCCCAATGGAGGTCAGACGATCAACGCTCCCTACGAATACAGCCTCAAACACATACGCACCTAGGGCTGTACTGCCTATGTCACCAAGGCTCGAGAGAAACGCATCATCAGCGAGAAGATGGCTCCCCGAGCGTGGAAGGGATTCCTCGTCGGACTGGAAGGTCTCCATGGCCACATCTTCAAGGTCTGGCTTCCGGACCAAGAGCTCATCGTCAGGGCTCGCGATGATCGATTTCACGAGACCTCTGGGGCGGTGCAATCTCAACGCACAGACGATGTCGAATTCGAAGCCGAACTGGTTGACAACCCGCACTTTGgaaccatcatcaccactaCCCTTAGCAAGACTACGAAGGAACAAGAGACTGCGAGGGAAATGACGCCCTCAGCAGACAAGACTGACGACCTTTCGACCGCTATGGAGCGAGCTGCTCTCTctccaacaccaacaccCGAAGACCAGCTCCTTCAAGAGGCACACATctcgccggccgaggagctgccgctTCCAACTGTGACCCCATCTTGGTCCCCAGCCACGCCTTCGTCACGGCCACGATCAAACACGGCTTTCCGTGATAATGAACCTGTTCGTCCGGCGCCTCAGGCACCTCGACGATCGTCTCGACAAACCGCGAGACCCGACTATCGAGAGCTTCAGACAGGAAGACTGACCAAACGATCCGACGAGTCCGACACGAACCTTTTTACACGATATCACGAGACGGATAACTTCGAAGCCGAAACCCTACCCGACTAGGCCCTGGCCGTTCGAGAGGTCCGTCACCTCACATACCCAACGATCCCACGAACCTGGAGAGCTGCCAAAGCTTTTCCATAATACAAGACCAAGTGGCTACCTGCGATGCAACGAGAGATTGATCAACTGCATCACAAGGCAAGCTTGGAAGCCCGTCGCGAGACCTCGAAACACCcaggtccttgacggccgtTGGGTCTATACTGAGAAATACCCTGTCTCTGGTCTCTCTGTAGCCAAGGCTCGTTGGGTCATACGAGGTGACCAAGACCACACAGAGAGACCGGTTGAGTCTCTTTACGCAGCTGTGGCCAACCTCAGCAGCGTCAGGACCTTCCTCTCTCTTGTGGCAATCCTTGATTACGACTGCCTTCAATACAACTTCACCCTGGCCTTTCTCAACGCAGAGGCAAAGGCACAAGTCTACGTCAAACAGCCTGACGGCTTTGACGACGGATCTGGCCGTGTTTGCCTTCAACATGCTCTCTACGGCCACCGCGGACCCCCAGTCTGGTGGTTCGAAACTGTGACCTCTACACTCAACAAGATGGGATTTAAACAGCTCTCGTGCGAGCTCTGCGTCTTTCGTCACGGCATGCTACTGGACCTATACGTTGATGACATGATGATTGCGGGACTGAGCACAGCACACATCGAGGGCAAAGTTGCACACCTTCGTGATCTCTACGAGATCAAGGATCTCGGCGAACCCCAAGAATTCTTGGGCCTTGAGATCGTCAGAAACAGGTCTGCCCAGACTATCCGAGTCCATCAGACCAAGTATGCCGAGAAGATCATTGAGAAATTTGGTGAAGGCAACATCAACCCGGCCACTCCATGGCCAGGCAGGGTCGAGGTCCCTTTGAACTGGAAGACTATGCCCGCTGCGATGAAGGTGGAAGAATGGTTGTCACGGACCGGCAGCCTCAACTTCCTTGCGCAAGGCACCAGACCGGACATCACCTTCACGGTCAATAAGCTCTGTGAAGCCAACGCGAATCTAACCAGTTCCCATCTCTCTGTTTGCAAGCACTCTTGGCGATACCTCAAGGGTACAGTCTCCAGAGGCCTAGTCTTGGGTGGCCATTATAACCATCAAACGTCAAGCTTCGAGTCTACGCAGATGCCTCGTTTGTTGACGACCACCTCACGCGCCGGTCTACGGCTGCCACGTTGTTTTCACTGGAGACGGACCTGTCTTCTGGAAGTCCAAGAAGCAGACCATCGTCACATCTTCGACCACGGAGGCAGAGTTCATCAACCTGACTCCAGCAGGCATGTCCGCCTTGTGGAAATCCAACTTCCTCCGCGAGGCTAGTCTGCCTCAGGGCAAACCCGTGATACTATTCACAGACTCACAGAACGCACGTCTCACCGTGCTCAACCGCCTCAACAGCGGCCGAACCCGTCACATCGACACTCGATACAAATGGATCATTGATCACACGGAACAGGGCCACTTCGACGTGGTCCATGTGTCCACTGACACGATGGTTGCAAATGGACTAACCAAGCCGTTGGAACGGCTCAAGCACAACAGCCTTGTCCGGCAGCTTCACCTTGAGTAATAACCACGAACCACGAGATCACCGACCTCGATAAGACGATACCGATCGAGCCCACGGGCACCCATATAATAACCAGACATCTCGTCTTCACAGACTTGATCATCACATGGCTTGCGACCGACCTACCGGGGCGTGCGATGCGGCACAACAACCAGACGTGGTTGTGCTTGTTGTGCCCACATCACGAAGCCACACAATCAGGCACAACAACCAGACGTGGTTGTCGTGCCCACATCACGAGAGGTCTTGACTGCTGAAAAGAGATATTGAGGGACACTTGGGGCACGGCGGACACGGCAGGCATCACGGCCATGGCAGGCACGAGGGAtacggcggcctcgagggcacACATTGATACAGAAAAACGAGGGATATACACATCACGAGAGACATCACGAGAGGCCTCACAGGCCCGGCCGAGGGGTGGCGCCGAGAGGGCCCCCAGTCAGCCTCCCTCTGTGCCTGTGGATGCGTGTCCTTTGGGGCACACCTCCACAGGCCGCAGCCATAGCTTAGTCTCTCGATAGCATCATCTCTTTGAACCTCATTTTGCTGTGCCTCCTTTTGTCAGCTAGTACTGCGCCATTCTCCTCCGTGGCAGCTGGCGGACGTAATGAAGTGACGGCGCTTGGGGCTACGTATGCTAACCCGGCAGTACATTTCATCCTCTGTCTTCAGGCCGGCGTCACTATGGATCAGCGACACGGCCCTTCAACACGCGCCAGACAATGCCAAAAGAGGGAAGCTCATGGGGGTTGCCACCAGGTGGGTCGCCATGAGCCGTCACGGATGTAAGTTGCACTGTCTTCAAAATGATAGGTAGATGAGGCTTCGGGGCGGCTATTCCGCTACAATACAGACGACCCTTCTGACGAGGCGAAATAGTCACCCACTATGGAGGCAGTTCGTGCCACAAAACGATTTGGGACAGTGGCGGGACGACTGACCAACACGACACTGAGAGCGGAATGAACTTACCTCCTGTGCTTGCTAACCTTACCCGCACGTCCACACGGGCTTGGGCCACACTGGTCGCAGGCATCGCTTCAGCTT
Above is a genomic segment from Purpureocillium takamizusanense chromosome 2, complete sequence containing:
- a CDS encoding uncharacterized protein (EggNog:ENOG503NUZ7~COG:L); protein product: MAPRAWKGFLVGLEGLHGHIFKVWLPDQELIVRARDDRFHETSGAVQSQRTDDVEFEAELVDNPHFGTIITTTLSKTTKEQETAREMTPSADKTDDLSTAMERAALSPTPTPEDQLLQEAHISPAEELPLPTVTPSWSPATPSSRPRSNTAFRDNEPVRPAPQAPRRSSRQTARPDYRELQTGRLTKRSDESDTNLFTRYHETDNFEAETLPD